In Boudabousia tangfeifanii, the DNA window GTCTTCGTTATTGGATGCAATTTCAACGGTTTTGATGCCGCAAAATCAAGTGAAATTTAATGCGGCTGCACAAGATGGCGGCCAAGGTGACAGGTCTCGTTCACTTTATTCATATTTGCGCGGGGCTTTTCGTCACGGTCAAGATGAAGACAGTCGTGAGGTGCATACGAAGTTCCTGCGCGAGGGAGCGGTTCGTGCGGGCATACTGTTGAACTTCGTTAAGCAGTCGAATGGTAGTGAAGTTTGTTTGGTCTGTTTGTTCCATTTGAAATCTAGTGCGACTTCGAATGCAGAGGTTTCCACCGCCTATTTTTTGGCCGAATCTGATTTGGATTTGATTGATTTAATGCCTTTTATGGAAAAGTCCTTGGATTCGCGCGGGATCGTAAAGCATTTTCCGATTTTAACGAAGCACAATTCACATTCGGCTTTTTCGGCGGCATTTCGGCGCAAATTGCAGATTCCGTCCGAGGTCGGACAGCGATTGTTGCATAAGACGCAGGCGGCGAAGAGTTTAAACAGTTTGGATGGCTTGTTACGCGATTTCATGCTTGATGAGCCGAAAACGTTTCAGCAAGCAGACCAGGCGGTAGAGAATTTTCAGGAGCTGAAAGAAGCTCATTTGACTGTGGTTGAAGCGCGCAAACAAGAAGAAGTTTTAACGCCACTGTTAGCTTTGGACCAGCGTTTACGTGATACCGAGAAAAAGATTGAGAGCATTGAGCAGCTGACGCATTTTTTGGAACCGTATGTGCAAAAACGCAAAGTTGAACTGTGGTTAAAAGATTTGAAAGTGGCGCGCGCAGAGATTTTATCTGCTAAGAGTCAAGCTGAATCTCTGAGTGTACAGTTGGCGGATGCGCAAGCCGAGTTGGATGATTTGCTAGCACAACAAGATGGCAGCGAACTGGCGTTGCGCGAAAACTTGAAACAGGATTTGGAGCATGCACAAGACAAATTGGAGCAGGCGCAAGCCTTTTGGGATGACCATCAGAACGTTTTGGGTCTTTTAGACGCCTCCACCCCAAGCAACGAGGCTGAATATGAGCTTTTAAGTGAATTACTTGAAATACAAAAAACGTTGGCTGCTAAGTCTCTGGCAACTACTGAGCAGACTTTCTATCAGGCGTGGAATACCCGTTCTGAGATTGAGAAGAAACTGCGGACTGTGAAAGATGAGATTTCTCAGGTAGAAGCTAGTGGTTCTGGTATGCCAGCGGATTTATCGCGCGCCCGTGAACTAATCTGTCGTGCCTGCAATATTTCAACTAGCGCCTTGTTTTTCGCGGGTGAGCTTTTTGAGTTGAAAGAGAGCGAGGCACAATGGCGACTTGCTACCGAGAGTGTTTGCGGTAGCTTCGCTAAAACACTGCTGGTTCCTAACGCCTATTATCAGCAAGTGGCGAACGCTGTCGACAAAACAAATTTAGCTACTCGTCTTTCGTATGTACGCATGTTACCAAACCACCCCTATTGGGATGACGATCAAGTGCCACAGGAGCGCCGGTTGGCCAGTAAGTTGCTGGTACGGGAAAAAGTTGGAGGCACACTTTTACCAGTGGAAACCAATGAGTGGTTGCGGTTGGAACTTAATCAGCGTTTTCGTCATTTGTGTGCCCAAAGCGTGGAAGAACTAGTGCAGGCAAAAATGGCGGTTACTAAACGTGGGCAGATAAAGACGTCTCAGACTAGACATTTAAAGGATGACCGCAGGTTCTTATTGGATCGTAGAAACTGGGTGGTTGGCGCGGATCCAGTAACACGTCTGGAAAGTTTGTCCCGGGAAAAGCGCCAGTTGCAGTCGGAATTGGAACAGGCACAGGCCACTTTGGGGCGGGCAGAAACAGAAAAGAACCTGGCTAGCCGCAACTTGCGCGCCTTGGAGGGAGCGAATTTTTCTAAGCCGTGGAAGCAGGTTAACGTCTTTGGTTTTACCCATGAGATTGAAAACCTAAACGCACGCTTGCAGGCCTTTGATTTGCAGCACCCACAGCAGGCAAGTTTGCAGGGAAAAATTGAGCAGGCAAAAGCCTTAGTGCAGCAGCTTGATAAATCGTGTAGGCAAAAAGAAATCGAGATTGGCATTAAAAAAGAAGATGCTAAAAAGATAGAAACTGAGCTGGCCAACCATTCTGACCTTACCCAGATTCCTTCCGAGATTGAGCAGGTGTTGAACAGGTATTTCAAGCTTGAGAAACGATTGTTAAAAACTGATGATCTGGAAAGATCTGCTAGGAAAACCGCGGACGTGTTGCGTAAAGAGAAGGACGCTTCACAACGCGAGCAGTCTAACGCGTCTGGCGATGCTGCACGGATTATGACTCGTTTTAAGCTTACTTGGCCCAATTTGGCCAGTGATGTCAGGGAAGAAATTGAGTTTTTACCGGAGTTTTTGCAGATTTTGGCTCGTTTACAGAGCGATAGTTTGCCGAAGTTTGAGCAGCGTTTCCGGGATTTGTTGCACGAGCAGGCCGGGCAGAATATTAGTCGTTTGGCGAATGATATTCGACGTAATTTGTCTCAGGTTCGTTTGCGGATTGATCCGGTTAATCAGGCCTTGGCGCGGGTGGACTTTTCACCTGGCAGGCATTTATGGATTGATGTTGAGGATCGGGGTTTGCCGGCGGTCAAAGAGTTTTTGGCCGATTTGACCCAGATTTCTGAGAACAGTTTGAGCACTACACGCGCTAAGAGTAGCCCCTCTGAGGATGAGGCTCGTTTTGCCTTATTAAATCGAGTAATGTCTCGTTTGTCGTCTTCAGAAGCAGCAGATAAGTCGTGGCGGCGGCAGGTGCTGGATACTCGTACTCATGTGACTTTTAGTGCCCGAGAGTTGGATGCGTCGAATCAGGCAGTTGATTTTTATAAGGATGCTTCTGGCTTGTCAGGGGGTCAGAAACAAAAGCTGGTGGTTTTCGCTTTAGCAGCTGCGCTGCGATATCAGTTGTCGGCTTTGGAACATGATTCTGGCACTTTTTCTTCTTATGCTTTGGTGGTTTTGGATGAGGCCTTTGATAAGACAGATTCAGAGTTTACCCGTGCTGGTTTGACGGTTTTCCGTGATTTTGGTTTCCAACTTTTGTTGGCTACTCCGCTCACAAAGTTGCAAACCTTGGAGGATTTTGTTGGTGGAGTGAACCTAGTTAGTATTTCCGAGGACGGGGCGTCTTCACTGGCATCAATCACCTTCAAGGAGTTGGACCAGATCACTGAAGGGATTGTGGATGACGCATGAGTGAAAAACGTACCGCTCGGGCAAGCCACACTCGGGCTAGTGCCGCGCAGGCAGTTCGTGCTCAGACCGAAACCGATAAAGTCCGTAATGAGCAGGCAGGCCGCAAGCAGCTTGGAGGCAAATATTTAAAATCTCCTAGGGATTTGCGTAATAAAGCGAAGGGCGTTTTTGTCCGGCGTTGGCGTGATTGGGCGCTTGACATTGCTCTTGATACTGTCACCGATTCCCCCACCGATTCACCGAAACATGCCACTCTTAATGTTTCTGATACTTCCCAGTTTGGGGTGGTTTTGGATTTTCCTTTAGGCACGGTTACTGAGTCGTTCGTGTTGGAGCATTTTGAGACAGTTCAAAAATGGGTGCAATCTTGGGTAGAATTTGAGGATACTTCACCACAGTCGATTGAGCTGGTTTGGCGGCAGGTTAGTTGGCCTTCGGCGGGTCGTCAGATGATTCCCGCAAGGGTGCTGGTTTCTTTTGAGGGTTTGTTGTGGCTAGCAAACATGAAGGGACGCTGGGAGCGCAATTTGGCTCTAGCTAAGCGTTTTGCTAGCCTGCAGGAGTTTACCACTCGACCGGTGCAGACGGATCGTGCTACCGCGTCCGATGAGTCTGAAGCAAGCCCAACCCCCAACACTGAAGTAGCCTCAGACCCGAGCACTACTGCGGCCCCGAGACCCGAGTCTACACTGTCTGCCTCAGATTCTGTCCCGGGATTTACTGTGGATTTATGGCGTAAGGATTTGTTGTATGTGTTATCGAAGCTGGCTGATTTTGATGATTCGACAGTGAATCGTTTATTTTTGGCAGCAAGGTGGTTGCTGGAGCACCCTGGGGTGGATCGTTACCCTCGTCAGTTGCCGATTGCGGGTGTTGATTCAAAGTTTGTAGAGAAACATCAGGTGTTGTTGTCGCGTTTGTTGCAGCCATTGACTGGCCGTCGGGATCTTGGTTTTCGTAAGTTTGATGCGTTGCTGTGGGTACGGGTTTTGGATCCAGATTTGGGGGTGGGACCGGAAAAGTGCTTGCTGAGTTTCCGTGCTCCCCTGATCGAGTTGAATGCACTATTCGAACCAGGTCAGGTCAAGAGTATAGTTTTTGTAGAAAATAAGGAGTCTTTTTTAGCTTTGGAAGGTTTGCCTGGCACAGTGGCTTTATTTGGTGAAGGTTATGACGTTCCCAATTTCGCTGGTTTGGAATGGGCTTTAGCAGCAGAGCGGCAGCTTTATTGGGGAGACATGGACGTAGATGGGTTCAAAATTTTGGCACTTTGTAGGCAATATTTCCCGCGTGTACAGTCAGTTTTAATGGATAGGGAAACTTTTAACAGTTTTAGTTTTTTAGCGGTTGAAGATCCAAATGTTTCCGCCTCACAGCACAACACATGCCCTCCTTTGCTTACTAAGGACGAGGCCGAAGTGCGCAACCATTTAAAATCTTCGGGCCAACGTTTAGAGCAGGAGCGTATTGCTTGGAATTACGCTTTCGCCAGAGTCAAGCAGGTATTGAACAACTCCTAGTAGTTTCTAGTGCGAAAATGTTCCTTGGGTTGAAGGTCTTTTTGGAGGGGTTTTACTCAAACTTTTGAACCATGTCTGCGCTTAGATTTCCCCGCTTGTCTTAGTATTCTCTATGAATTTTACCTCGGTCCTAACACCCGAATTTGTTGGTGTTACCGTTGAATAACACTCCGTTCTAATTAGATGAGGAGAAGATTATGCTAGCGGTAGCACTTTCGTCGACATAATTTTTGGGGTATTTATCGCAAGATTTTGGGGCATAGCCGGCTGTCAATCGACGCATCCTACGACCTTATGTGCACCCATTCGTTAACCTCTATGATTGCAGAATCAATTTCCCTTATTACCAAATTTTGTTGAGTCATTTTAGCCGGTTTTAGTAAAATGAAATTTGATTTATTCCACAGGAGGTTAAGAAGTTTTCTAATTATTTTGAAACTCTAAAG includes these proteins:
- a CDS encoding ATP-binding protein, which gives rise to MTDYSNLIPNVPLDSMPYAPSDQSPVVSPVLSEIAVSQFRLSKIQVYNWGTFSGQHTVFVPSGGLLLTGKSGSGKSSLLDAISTVLMPQNQVKFNAAAQDGGQGDRSRSLYSYLRGAFRHGQDEDSREVHTKFLREGAVRAGILLNFVKQSNGSEVCLVCLFHLKSSATSNAEVSTAYFLAESDLDLIDLMPFMEKSLDSRGIVKHFPILTKHNSHSAFSAAFRRKLQIPSEVGQRLLHKTQAAKSLNSLDGLLRDFMLDEPKTFQQADQAVENFQELKEAHLTVVEARKQEEVLTPLLALDQRLRDTEKKIESIEQLTHFLEPYVQKRKVELWLKDLKVARAEILSAKSQAESLSVQLADAQAELDDLLAQQDGSELALRENLKQDLEHAQDKLEQAQAFWDDHQNVLGLLDASTPSNEAEYELLSELLEIQKTLAAKSLATTEQTFYQAWNTRSEIEKKLRTVKDEISQVEASGSGMPADLSRARELICRACNISTSALFFAGELFELKESEAQWRLATESVCGSFAKTLLVPNAYYQQVANAVDKTNLATRLSYVRMLPNHPYWDDDQVPQERRLASKLLVREKVGGTLLPVETNEWLRLELNQRFRHLCAQSVEELVQAKMAVTKRGQIKTSQTRHLKDDRRFLLDRRNWVVGADPVTRLESLSREKRQLQSELEQAQATLGRAETEKNLASRNLRALEGANFSKPWKQVNVFGFTHEIENLNARLQAFDLQHPQQASLQGKIEQAKALVQQLDKSCRQKEIEIGIKKEDAKKIETELANHSDLTQIPSEIEQVLNRYFKLEKRLLKTDDLERSARKTADVLRKEKDASQREQSNASGDAARIMTRFKLTWPNLASDVREEIEFLPEFLQILARLQSDSLPKFEQRFRDLLHEQAGQNISRLANDIRRNLSQVRLRIDPVNQALARVDFSPGRHLWIDVEDRGLPAVKEFLADLTQISENSLSTTRAKSSPSEDEARFALLNRVMSRLSSSEAADKSWRRQVLDTRTHVTFSARELDASNQAVDFYKDASGLSGGQKQKLVVFALAAALRYQLSALEHDSGTFSSYALVVLDEAFDKTDSEFTRAGLTVFRDFGFQLLLATPLTKLQTLEDFVGGVNLVSISEDGASSLASITFKELDQITEGIVDDA
- a CDS encoding Wadjet anti-phage system protein JetD domain-containing protein; this encodes MSEKRTARASHTRASAAQAVRAQTETDKVRNEQAGRKQLGGKYLKSPRDLRNKAKGVFVRRWRDWALDIALDTVTDSPTDSPKHATLNVSDTSQFGVVLDFPLGTVTESFVLEHFETVQKWVQSWVEFEDTSPQSIELVWRQVSWPSAGRQMIPARVLVSFEGLLWLANMKGRWERNLALAKRFASLQEFTTRPVQTDRATASDESEASPTPNTEVASDPSTTAAPRPESTLSASDSVPGFTVDLWRKDLLYVLSKLADFDDSTVNRLFLAARWLLEHPGVDRYPRQLPIAGVDSKFVEKHQVLLSRLLQPLTGRRDLGFRKFDALLWVRVLDPDLGVGPEKCLLSFRAPLIELNALFEPGQVKSIVFVENKESFLALEGLPGTVALFGEGYDVPNFAGLEWALAAERQLYWGDMDVDGFKILALCRQYFPRVQSVLMDRETFNSFSFLAVEDPNVSASQHNTCPPLLTKDEAEVRNHLKSSGQRLEQERIAWNYAFARVKQVLNNS